The segment ACCGTCCGCGCTCAGGAATGGCGCGCCCGAACCATATGACGGCAACCCGAAATGGCGGCTCCAGCCGGTATCCAGGAGTACCGCAGCGCCACGTATGTCACGGTCGGCGAAGACCGACGCTCGGATACCACGGTCGGTACACCGGAAAACCTCGGTACGCAGATCTACCAGCGTCGACAGGTCCAACCCGGCCAGATCGGCGCCGTCCGCGTAGCGGTGGAACGGTGAATCGAGGTACGTCCCGGTGTTGCCGATCATCGTGATCACGTCCATCGCGAACTCGGTGCCGGGCGCATAACGCGACCTCGACTCCTCGCGAGTCAGGTACGGCGTGATCGTGGGCGCGGGCAGGCCCGGATACGTGATCAGGCCCGCGGAAATCCGGTGACTCAGGTCGATTATCGGCATCTGTCCATCGTTTCACGCGGCCACATCAGAGCTTCGTCAACGGTGCTTACGAAAACTGTCAGCGCCGCTCAGATCGCAGTTCCGGGTGCCGACGGAAGGGTCAGGGCGCCTTTGCCGACGCCCACTCCCGATCTCGAACGCGGGGCATGAGGTCATGCGACATCACCGGAAAACACTGGCCGGAGTCATCGCGGCCACGGCCGCGCTCGCCGGAGGCGCTCTCGCGCCCGGCCCAGCCACGGCAGCCCTCGCCGCCGGCGCCTCCGCGCCCGGCCGAGCCACAGCCGCCACAACACCAACCACCCAAAAAGACACCACCTCCACGACCCTCTCCCTTCACGGCACCACCCAACTCCACGCCACATCCGAGAACGTAGACTTCGCCGCCGTCGGCGTCAGCTGGCGCCACGATCCGCAGCTCACCGACGTCCACATCAAGGTGCGCGTCAAGAAAAAGAATCACTGGTCGAAGTGGACGACCACCGAGTTCCACGGCCGCGCGAAGCGCGCCGGGCGCGCCGGACCGGGACTGATCTGGACCGGCGACGCGACCGCCGTCGAAACCGTCCTGACCAGCCCGAACAACCGACTGCCGACCGACGTGACGGCCGACCTGATCAACCCGGGCACGACGACCGCCCTCTTCCCGAAGATGGCCAGGCAACCGGCCAGCCTCGGCAACGGCGTCGTCCGGATCTTCGGCCGCGCCGCCTGGGGCGCCAGCCCGGCCTACCTCCGGACGACGCCGCGCTACGCGCCGCGGGTCCGCGCGGTCGTCGTGCACCACACCGCAACCACCAACAACTACGACGCCGACGAC is part of the Cryptosporangium phraense genome and harbors:
- a CDS encoding cyclase family protein — protein: MPIIDLSHRISAGLITYPGLPAPTITPYLTREESRSRYAPGTEFAMDVITMIGNTGTYLDSPFHRYADGADLAGLDLSTLVDLRTEVFRCTDRGIRASVFADRDIRGAAVLLDTGWSRHFGLPSYGSGAPFLSADGAQFLVDAGAVLVGIDSVNIDDVESGGERPAHSILLGAGVHVVEHLTNLGSVPESGAFFSAAPPAVEGFGTFPVRAYARV